The following coding sequences lie in one Synechococcus sp. PCC 7336 genomic window:
- a CDS encoding M15 family metallopeptidase — protein sequence MKAPASTPTRPYHAVPIEDCGEPLVELPSQIQRLEPHPYRALGADYQGRSPFQLRSGAVRRLERAQLELQRLQPGWQLLIFDTYRPIAVQRFMVEYSYRQLLHARQLDPEELSEQQHQQLVDEVLALWAWPSSNPATPPPHSTGAAVDLSLVDGSGCEVEMGSPIDELSERSHPAHFEGSSDPDSQRYHCHRQLLHQVMAIAGFQRHPKEWWHFSYGDQMWAWLSRREGRSEAIAIYGRVE from the coding sequence ATGAAAGCCCCAGCCTCCACCCCCACGCGCCCCTATCACGCGGTTCCGATTGAAGACTGCGGCGAGCCACTGGTCGAATTACCCTCCCAGATACAGCGGCTGGAGCCCCATCCCTATCGGGCTCTGGGGGCAGATTATCAGGGGCGATCGCCTTTCCAACTGCGCTCGGGGGCGGTGCGTCGCTTGGAGCGAGCTCAATTGGAACTGCAGCGGCTTCAGCCCGGTTGGCAATTGCTGATTTTTGATACCTATCGTCCCATTGCCGTGCAGCGTTTCATGGTGGAATACAGCTATCGACAGTTGTTGCACGCTCGGCAGCTAGACCCCGAGGAACTTTCAGAGCAACAGCACCAGCAGCTTGTGGATGAAGTGTTGGCTCTATGGGCTTGGCCCAGTTCCAATCCTGCCACACCGCCTCCCCACAGTACGGGAGCGGCGGTGGATTTGAGCTTGGTCGATGGATCGGGCTGCGAAGTGGAGATGGGCTCGCCCATTGACGAACTCTCGGAGCGATCGCACCCCGCTCATTTTGAGGGTAGCTCCGACCCCGACAGTCAGCGCTACCATTGCCACCGGCAACTGCTGCATCAGGTAATGGCGATCGCCGGATTCCAGCGCCATCCCAAAGAATGGTGGCATTTTTCCTATGGCGATCAGATGTGGGCGTGGCTATCTCGGCGCGAGGGAAGGTCGGAGGCGATCGCGATCTACGGTCGCGTTGAGTAG
- a CDS encoding type II toxin-antitoxin system HicA family toxin, protein MGLNAKQRKTPIAIYATPTPSDVKWSDIEKLLLALGAEMAEGRGSRVRYALNGKRAVFHRPHPQPTTDKGALRSVRQFLSNAGI, encoded by the coding sequence GTGGGACTGAATGCAAAGCAGCGCAAAACTCCGATCGCAATTTATGCAACGCCAACCCCTTCGGATGTGAAGTGGAGCGACATTGAGAAATTACTCTTGGCTTTAGGGGCTGAAATGGCGGAAGGACGAGGCTCGCGAGTTCGATATGCCCTGAATGGCAAGCGAGCTGTCTTTCACAGACCTCATCCACAACCAACAACTGACAAAGGAGCGCTGCGTTCTGTTCGACAGTTTTTATCGAATGCTGGGATTTAG
- the murG gene encoding undecaprenyldiphospho-muramoylpentapeptide beta-N-acetylglucosaminyltransferase, translating to MPAAPPSQPHLAIAASGTGGHVFPALAVAECLPDWEISWLGVPDRLERQLIGDRYPLHTIAMSGLQGRPGLSWLKALWQLGGAVLDLRRLLRQGQFAGVFTTGGYIAAPAILAARSLGLPVILHESNALPGKVTRWLAPWCTSVALGVPEAEHYLPKSVTKVVGNPVRDRFRQPQPLDLPIPDNAPLIVVTGGSQGARGLNRLVVEAAPAWIERGAWIVHQTGELDATAIAELAPQSSQYLHFPFWQDMAALYQRATFAICRAGAMTLAELGATQTPAILVPYPYAAEDHQYVNAIAFARSGAAVVRREADLTPQTLADLGSQWLKKPAEIAAMRKMLKFEGDRSASAATAQLIRETMAGSSDRGKSSTA from the coding sequence ATGCCCGCAGCCCCCCCATCTCAACCGCATCTCGCGATCGCCGCCAGCGGCACTGGCGGTCACGTCTTTCCCGCACTTGCCGTGGCGGAATGTCTGCCAGATTGGGAGATCTCGTGGTTGGGCGTACCCGATCGCCTCGAAAGGCAATTAATTGGAGATCGCTATCCCCTCCACACGATCGCGATGTCGGGCTTGCAAGGACGACCGGGATTGAGCTGGCTCAAAGCCCTCTGGCAATTGGGGGGCGCAGTTCTAGACCTGCGTCGGCTATTGCGACAGGGGCAGTTTGCCGGGGTATTTACCACAGGCGGCTATATTGCCGCTCCCGCCATCTTGGCAGCACGATCGCTGGGGCTACCGGTGATTCTGCACGAATCCAACGCCCTTCCCGGCAAAGTCACCCGCTGGCTCGCCCCTTGGTGTACGTCGGTGGCATTGGGGGTACCAGAAGCAGAACACTATCTGCCCAAAAGTGTCACAAAGGTCGTGGGCAATCCGGTGCGCGATCGGTTTCGCCAACCTCAACCGCTCGATTTACCCATTCCCGACAACGCTCCTTTGATTGTGGTGACTGGCGGCAGCCAGGGGGCGCGCGGGCTCAATCGGTTAGTGGTGGAAGCAGCGCCTGCGTGGATCGAGCGGGGAGCTTGGATCGTCCATCAAACTGGGGAATTGGATGCGACAGCCATTGCTGAATTGGCACCCCAATCGTCTCAATATCTGCACTTTCCGTTTTGGCAAGACATGGCAGCCCTCTATCAGCGAGCCACATTTGCTATCTGCCGCGCGGGGGCCATGACCTTAGCCGAACTGGGGGCAACCCAGACTCCGGCCATCTTGGTGCCCTATCCCTACGCAGCCGAAGATCATCAGTATGTGAATGCGATCGCCTTTGCCCGCAGCGGTGCTGCCGTCGTCCGCCGCGAAGCCGACCTCACCCCCCAAACACTGGCAGATCTAGGCTCTCAATGGTTGAAGAAGCCCGCAGAGATCGCCGCCATGAGGAAAATGCTAAAGTTCGAGGGCGATCGCAGTGCCAGTGCAGCCACAGCCCAGTTGATTCGCGAGACAATGGCAGGCAGCTCAGATCGTGGGAAAAGCTCCACAGCATGA
- the menB gene encoding 1,4-dihydroxy-2-naphthoyl-CoA synthase — protein MKQVDWQPGKPYDDILYHKADGMAKVTINRPHKRNAFTPKTVFEMYDAFCDAREDRSIGVIFLTGAGPHTDGKYAFCSGGDQSVRGKAGYVGDDGVPRLNVLDLQRLIRSMPKVTIALVAGYAIGGGHVLHLLCDLTIAADNAIFGQTGPKVGSFDGGFGASYLARIVGQKKAREIWFLCRQYSAEQALQMGLVNTVVPVEQLEAEGIQWAQEILNKSPLAIRCLKAALNADCDGQAGLQELAGNATLLYYMNEEGSEGKQAFLEKRPPDFRQFPWLP, from the coding sequence ATGAAGCAAGTGGACTGGCAACCCGGCAAACCCTATGACGACATCCTGTATCACAAGGCTGATGGCATGGCGAAAGTCACCATCAACCGTCCCCACAAGCGCAATGCTTTTACCCCCAAAACGGTCTTCGAGATGTACGATGCCTTCTGCGATGCGCGGGAAGATCGCAGCATTGGCGTTATTTTTCTCACGGGAGCAGGACCCCATACCGACGGCAAATACGCCTTTTGTTCGGGGGGCGATCAGAGCGTGCGGGGTAAAGCGGGCTACGTGGGGGATGACGGCGTACCCCGTTTGAACGTATTGGATTTGCAGCGGTTAATTCGGTCAATGCCGAAAGTGACGATCGCGTTAGTGGCGGGATACGCGATCGGGGGCGGACACGTGTTGCACTTGCTCTGCGATCTCACCATCGCTGCCGATAACGCCATCTTCGGCCAAACGGGTCCCAAAGTCGGTAGTTTTGACGGCGGCTTTGGGGCCAGCTACCTCGCCCGCATTGTCGGTCAGAAAAAAGCCCGCGAAATCTGGTTTCTCTGTCGTCAATACAGTGCCGAACAGGCGTTGCAAATGGGGTTAGTCAATACGGTCGTACCGGTCGAGCAACTGGAAGCGGAAGGAATTCAATGGGCGCAGGAAATCTTGAATAAGAGTCCGCTGGCAATCCGCTGTTTGAAAGCTGCACTGAATGCCGACTGCGACGGTCAGGCAGGACTTCAGGAGCTAGCAGGTAATGCCACGCTGCTCTATTACATGAATGAAGAAGGCAGCGAGGGCAAGCAAGCCTTTCTGGAAAAGCGCCCGCCCGATTTCCGCCAATTTCCCTGGTTGCCCTGA
- the aroF gene encoding 3-deoxy-7-phosphoheptulonate synthase → MKDARLTRKQTPSHTSAIAITDRLAIGTEAITLIAGPCAIESREQMEAVAAHLAPSPIQMLRGGAFKPRTSPYSFQGLGRAGLEIMRDVGRAYDMPVVTEVMAVEQVEAIADCADMLQIGSRNMQNFDLLKAVGQIEKPVLLKRGLAATLEEFVMAAEYIMSSGNPNVVLCERGIRSFDTYTRNVLDLGAVVALKQLTHLPVIADPSHAAGRRELVASLSKAAIACGADGLIVECHPEPDRSVSDARQALSLDAMTALADSLPAIAAAVGRTLPATSAPLPVAV, encoded by the coding sequence ATGAAAGACGCTCGATTGACCCGCAAACAAACCCCCAGCCACACCTCCGCGATCGCCATTACCGATCGCCTCGCCATCGGCACAGAAGCCATCACCCTCATTGCCGGTCCCTGCGCGATCGAAAGTCGCGAGCAAATGGAGGCTGTCGCCGCCCACCTAGCTCCCAGCCCGATCCAAATGCTGCGGGGGGGAGCCTTCAAGCCCCGCACTTCGCCCTATAGCTTCCAAGGCTTGGGGCGAGCGGGCTTAGAGATTATGCGCGATGTAGGACGAGCCTACGACATGCCGGTGGTGACCGAGGTGATGGCGGTCGAACAGGTGGAGGCGATCGCCGATTGTGCCGATATGCTGCAAATTGGCAGCCGCAATATGCAAAATTTCGACTTGCTTAAGGCGGTGGGCCAGATCGAGAAACCGGTGCTGCTCAAACGCGGTCTGGCCGCCACGCTAGAAGAATTTGTCATGGCCGCCGAATATATTATGAGCAGCGGCAACCCCAATGTTGTCCTGTGCGAACGAGGCATCCGCAGTTTCGATACCTATACTCGCAATGTTTTAGACCTCGGGGCTGTGGTTGCCCTCAAACAACTCACTCACCTGCCCGTCATTGCCGATCCCTCCCATGCCGCCGGTCGTCGCGAGCTGGTGGCCTCCCTCTCCAAAGCGGCGATCGCCTGTGGAGCCGACGGCCTGATCGTAGAATGCCACCCCGAGCCCGATCGCTCTGTCTCCGATGCTCGCCAAGCCCTATCTCTCGATGCTATGACTGCCCTGGCTGACAGTTTGCCTGCGATCGCTGCTGCTGTTGGCAGAACCTTACCGGCTACTTCTGCTCCCTTGCCCGTGGCCGTTTGA
- a CDS encoding DUF4330 domain-containing protein yields the protein MVLIDNRGRLFGKVSIIDLGAVLIVAIAVAAVFLFPGNQAASVVSGNRSTQAVEVDIMARRVSLRSMDIFEPGSRANLIIRNQPYGQVEVMGVEDVSRKVPVVLPNGEIQRLAEEAYSADIVLTIAGNASITDDGVVLGNSKVKVGVPIEIETFDYLVRGSVMDVRILDAS from the coding sequence ATGGTATTGATTGATAATCGAGGGCGATTGTTCGGCAAGGTCAGCATTATCGATCTTGGGGCTGTTCTCATCGTGGCGATCGCGGTGGCAGCCGTGTTTCTGTTTCCGGGCAATCAGGCTGCGTCGGTAGTATCGGGAAACCGATCCACTCAGGCGGTAGAGGTGGATATAATGGCCCGCCGGGTGAGCTTGCGATCGATGGATATCTTCGAGCCGGGGAGTAGGGCCAATCTGATTATTCGCAATCAGCCCTATGGCCAAGTGGAGGTGATGGGGGTGGAAGATGTCAGCCGCAAAGTGCCGGTGGTGTTGCCCAATGGCGAGATTCAGCGGTTGGCAGAGGAAGCCTATAGTGCGGATATTGTACTGACGATAGCGGGCAATGCTTCCATTACCGATGATGGCGTGGTGTTGGGCAATAGCAAGGTGAAGGTTGGCGTGCCGATTGAAATTGAAACGTTTGACTATTTGGTTCGAGGCAGCGTCATGGACGTGCGCATTTTAGACGCTAGTTAG
- a CDS encoding calcium-binding protein — MPSNQTFLSINTSVDTSVSNGGIFFPSGDPIEFELEPALDGRLVFDFDAIEVTNVGGPISISAVSLNSQFFPDRTGLVILRGGTANDTLTGSLEVPTLLVGGQGDDVLSNGNGEVFLNGSVIITDGSVTDGIETDTLSNVTVILVTTSDSADNTHSASGVTAELETLITDNGGGNDEFLGSPNSDAFFAGDGNDTLKGEGGNDNLQGQGGADLLVGGEGNDFFRGGSENDTLDGGDGNDFIVGEEGDDSIIGGDGDDDIFGESGSDRIFGGLGKDSISAGEGDNYVDVGEGNNDDDVFALDGNDTVLGNHGNNRIFVNGGDNLVEGRDGKDDIFASGVGQNTLIGGNGSDFIVAFDGDDMLFGDSQFGETSDDGDDSIRANGGNDTIKTGGGNDDVLAGDGDDRIDLGSGDDTVTLDRGNDTVFGGSGDDLLFASLSFEGDRDRFFAGDGNDTVFAGVGSEIIRGNGGDDSLRGRGGEDRIFGGSGNDTIEGFDRDLILDGGRGNDEISTSGGSEEIRGGSGNDTLVVDEEFIRYELTDDVLALTTISGEILTSDLSGVENARLTLSQFAAINGTFDISQFSGEVTLIGSSGDDVFTDGEGSDVLDGGGGIDLLYHESNENQYLLDGELISGDTINQLIDIEQVQLSGGARGNLLDASEFTVSGVTLSGGGGADTLVGSSQDDRLEGGEGRDYLEVSGTTDFVLTDDALAIGVVEPIENLLDLRELPEATPLATIAERDELESIERIRITIDSEADSDTGDEPGSIVNASAFTTGNVTIEGGLGRDLLIGGQRADNLSGGANNDTLSGGLGADIINGGEGIDRVIEEADVNFHLFSDAVDGFLIGVGRDRLIGVEEVYLTGGESNNRLFARAFSGRVSLNGLEGNDTLSGTVNNDELFGGEGEDLLFGNGGNDTIEGGDNDDIIRGGGGLDTIFGDDGNDVIDGGADLDIIFGGDGNDEISGGSHADRIFGDRTGGMGLGDDESEAGAGEDLLRGESGDDFIFGGQLNDEIIGGLGVDIIDGGTGNDLLFVESRLGFNAELLDTQFTFSLTFDQIVGGILTTFRNTAYGGDGSDTIVGGGGNDTLFGDRNYLDDQTEDTLEEGSGRDFLFGGVGNDSLIGGNDADFLYGEIGRDTLIGGSGRDTLIGGSNDDFLVGGSHSDTLIGGGGMDILQGDDGNDLLINGNFFGNDPLNDSNIIHGGKGEDTLRAIGRSFIMDRPLEAFVDILVGGEDGDTFELIESSSVEGRLYDQSRTAIIQDFNPAEGDRIQLSGSKGSFALDPFTNGDGSLSGVDILYETNLFGSISLPAIFEIDNGIPTGHVLVARLFNLDGVLDDFSLQSSALTFVGV; from the coding sequence ATGCCTTCCAATCAAACCTTTCTCTCTATAAACACAAGCGTCGATACCTCTGTGAGCAATGGAGGTATTTTCTTTCCAAGTGGCGACCCAATCGAATTCGAGCTGGAACCAGCATTAGACGGAAGATTAGTTTTTGATTTTGATGCTATTGAAGTCACTAACGTTGGAGGGCCTATTTCAATCAGTGCCGTCTCGCTTAACAGTCAGTTTTTTCCCGATAGAACAGGCTTAGTCATTCTTCGTGGCGGTACTGCAAACGACACTTTAACTGGCTCTTTAGAAGTTCCTACTCTATTAGTAGGAGGTCAAGGTGATGATGTATTGTCGAACGGCAATGGTGAGGTTTTTCTCAACGGCTCTGTAATCATAACTGATGGCTCAGTTACTGATGGTATAGAGACTGATACTCTTTCCAATGTGACTGTGATTCTTGTTACGACATCTGACAGTGCAGATAATACTCATAGTGCATCTGGCGTTACTGCAGAGCTTGAAACCTTAATTACAGACAATGGTGGTGGAAATGATGAATTTTTAGGATCGCCTAATAGTGACGCATTTTTTGCTGGCGATGGCAATGACACTCTAAAGGGGGAAGGTGGAAACGATAACTTGCAAGGCCAAGGCGGTGCAGACCTCCTTGTGGGTGGAGAAGGAAATGACTTCTTTCGAGGTGGAAGTGAAAATGACACACTGGACGGAGGAGATGGCAATGACTTTATCGTTGGGGAAGAAGGTGACGACAGCATTATTGGTGGTGATGGTGACGACGATATCTTTGGAGAAAGTGGCAGTGATAGAATTTTTGGAGGTCTAGGAAAAGACAGTATATCAGCTGGTGAAGGCGATAACTATGTTGATGTTGGTGAAGGGAATAATGATGACGATGTCTTTGCCCTTGATGGTAATGATACTGTTTTAGGCAATCACGGTAACAATCGAATTTTTGTTAACGGTGGTGATAATCTAGTTGAAGGTCGTGATGGAAAGGATGATATTTTTGCTAGTGGTGTAGGCCAAAACACGCTGATTGGAGGCAATGGTAGTGACTTTATCGTTGCATTTGATGGTGACGATATGCTTTTTGGAGACAGTCAGTTTGGGGAAACTAGTGACGATGGTGACGATTCAATCAGAGCAAATGGTGGAAATGATACCATCAAAACTGGAGGAGGAAATGATGATGTTCTTGCAGGTGATGGAGACGATCGTATCGATCTGGGAAGTGGAGACGATACTGTTACCTTAGATCGAGGTAATGACACAGTATTTGGTGGCAGTGGAGACGATCTTCTTTTTGCTAGTCTTTCGTTTGAAGGGGATCGCGACAGATTCTTTGCAGGCGATGGCAACGATACAGTCTTTGCCGGTGTTGGATCTGAAATTATTCGAGGTAATGGAGGAGACGACTCACTAAGAGGAAGAGGAGGAGAAGATCGAATTTTTGGTGGTAGTGGAAACGATACGATTGAAGGATTCGATCGCGATCTCATTCTCGATGGCGGCAGGGGAAACGACGAAATTAGCACCTCAGGAGGTTCCGAAGAGATTCGAGGCGGATCTGGGAACGATACGCTCGTCGTTGACGAGGAATTTATTCGTTATGAATTGACCGATGATGTACTAGCATTGACGACTATATCGGGTGAAATTCTAACCAGTGATTTGTCGGGAGTTGAAAATGCTCGTCTGACTCTCAGCCAATTTGCTGCAATCAACGGAACCTTCGATATTTCGCAATTTAGTGGCGAAGTCACGTTAATTGGTAGTTCTGGAGATGATGTCTTTACAGATGGGGAAGGTAGCGATGTACTCGATGGTGGAGGTGGCATCGATCTGCTTTACCACGAGTCAAATGAGAATCAGTATCTCCTTGATGGGGAATTGATTAGTGGGGATACAATCAACCAACTGATCGATATCGAACAGGTTCAGTTGTCGGGTGGCGCAAGAGGGAATCTTTTAGACGCTTCTGAATTTACTGTCTCAGGTGTAACCCTCAGTGGCGGAGGGGGAGCTGACACGCTAGTAGGAAGTAGTCAAGACGATCGCCTAGAAGGAGGCGAAGGTAGAGACTACCTAGAAGTTTCTGGCACTACAGATTTTGTCCTGACTGATGATGCTTTAGCGATAGGAGTTGTAGAGCCTATCGAGAACCTACTCGATCTGAGAGAACTTCCTGAGGCAACTCCACTGGCAACGATCGCCGAACGGGACGAGCTGGAGAGTATCGAACGAATTCGGATTACTATAGATAGTGAAGCGGATAGCGACACAGGCGACGAGCCTGGTTCGATTGTTAATGCCTCTGCATTCACTACCGGCAACGTGACGATTGAGGGCGGTCTCGGTCGAGATTTACTCATTGGTGGCCAGCGGGCTGATAACTTGAGCGGCGGTGCAAATAACGACACATTGAGCGGAGGATTGGGGGCTGACATAATCAATGGTGGCGAAGGTATAGATCGCGTTATTGAGGAGGCCGACGTCAATTTCCATTTGTTTAGTGATGCAGTTGATGGCTTCTTGATAGGAGTTGGCCGCGACAGACTCATCGGAGTTGAAGAAGTCTATCTAACTGGTGGCGAAAGTAATAATCGCCTTTTTGCCAGAGCCTTTAGCGGCAGAGTTTCTTTAAATGGTCTCGAAGGAAATGACACTCTAAGCGGTACAGTTAACAACGATGAATTATTTGGCGGAGAGGGTGAAGATCTTTTATTCGGTAATGGTGGAAACGATACCATTGAGGGAGGGGATAATGACGATATCATCCGGGGAGGTGGAGGTCTAGATACTATCTTTGGAGATGATGGAAATGACGTAATTGATGGCGGGGCTGACCTCGATATCATTTTTGGTGGCGATGGAAACGACGAAATTTCTGGTGGTTCTCACGCAGATAGGATCTTTGGCGATCGCACTGGAGGCATGGGCTTAGGAGATGACGAATCTGAAGCTGGCGCTGGTGAAGACCTTCTAAGAGGTGAAAGTGGAGACGACTTTATCTTCGGTGGTCAATTAAATGATGAAATCATTGGGGGCCTTGGCGTAGATATTATCGATGGAGGTACTGGTAACGATCTATTATTTGTCGAATCTAGGCTTGGATTTAATGCAGAACTTCTCGACACTCAATTCACATTCTCACTTACCTTTGACCAGATAGTTGGTGGTATTTTAACTACTTTCCGTAACACAGCATATGGAGGAGATGGTAGTGACACCATCGTCGGTGGAGGTGGCAATGATACTCTATTTGGCGATCGCAATTATTTAGATGACCAAACCGAAGATACACTCGAAGAAGGATCTGGGCGAGATTTTCTTTTCGGCGGAGTTGGTAACGATAGTCTAATTGGTGGAAATGATGCAGATTTTCTATATGGAGAAATAGGTAGAGATACCTTAATCGGAGGCTCAGGAAGAGACACTTTGATTGGTGGAAGTAATGACGACTTCCTTGTTGGAGGCTCCCATAGTGACACCCTTATTGGAGGGGGTGGGATGGATATCCTACAAGGTGATGATGGAAATGACTTATTAATCAATGGGAATTTCTTTGGAAACGATCCTTTAAACGATAGCAATATCATACATGGAGGCAAGGGCGAAGATACACTCCGAGCAATTGGTAGAAGTTTTATAATGGATCGTCCATTGGAGGCGTTTGTCGATATCCTTGTAGGAGGTGAGGATGGAGATACTTTTGAATTAATAGAGTCTTCTTCAGTTGAAGGTCGTTTATACGATCAATCAAGAACTGCAATCATACAAGATTTTAATCCTGCTGAGGGAGATAGAATTCAATTATCGGGCTCTAAAGGATCGTTTGCATTAGATCCATTCACGAATGGGGATGGAAGTCTATCAGGGGTTGATATTCTATACGAGACAAATTTGTTTGGATCTATCTCCCTGCCAGCAATATTTGAGATCGACAATGGTATTCCTACAGGCCATGTTTTAGTTGCTCGACTCTTTAATTTAGATGGAGTGCTTGATGATTTTTCACTACAGAGTAGTGCATTGACATTTGTCGGTGTGTGA